From the genome of Ziziphus jujuba cultivar Dongzao chromosome 4, ASM3175591v1:
CAAATTTAGAGCGTGGTCAAGTTATTGTTGTCTAATATTTgtatatagattttatatatatatatatatatatatataatttttatttactaggcattattgaccaatttatacCGGCCATCACATTAATTTCCAGTAAGTTTGTGTTCTACATTAATGTCCAGTTTGAAATTACATTATCTGCGGTAATTGGTATATtccataaattatatgtaattgacCACATACACTAACAAATGATGAAGAAACAAAATAGATTTGGAGAGGCTCGCTAACATTCACAATTCCATTTGTATGAGCTATCACAATTCAATTTTAGAGGCATCTGGTTTACCATAAACCATTAGAAAATACCCTTTGTAAATTatgcgcacacacacacacacatacatatatacaatattttcttttcaattgaaAAACCCATTACAGTTCACAACTTCTTATGATATATAATACCCTCCCTATATATATCATATCTAGTACGAAGTAGTAGTACTAGAACTGTTAttgtccaaataaaaataaacttgttGCTCCCACAGTGGGAGATTCAAAGTCCACATGGCTCTGGAACTAataaaattgtgtgttttagttAAGCAGTAAACATCTATTTACCATTTAGCAGCTAAAAGatatttattcaccaaaaagcaTTATGGTTGCAACACAATTACAGTACGAGCAACTTTAGTCTTTGTTCTTCTGTAAAGAACTCAAAAatccattctctctctctctctctctctctggtgtGCTTTGTGCTTTTGTGAACCTCCGAAGATAGCAAGGAGACTTTCACACAATCCATGGCTTCCAACAGGTTTGCAACCATGTTGCATAGAAACACCCACAAACTCATTCTAATTCTGGTTTATGCACTTCTTGAATGGGTTCTGATAATCCTTCTGCTCTTAAACTCCTTGTTCAGCTACTTGATTACCAAATTTGCAAATTACTTTGGTCTTAAAAAGCCCTGCCTGTGGTGTTCTAGAGTTGATCACATCTTAGAACCTGGTAAAGGAACAAAGTCTTATACAGATCTTGTATGTGAGAGCCATGCAATGGAGATTTCTCAATTGGGTTACTGCTCAAACCATCAAAAAGTTGCTGAATCACAAAAAATGTGTGGGAATTGCTTGGCCTCTCAGCCAAATTATATCGGAAAATCCACGGGAATGACTAGGAGGATGGCTTTCATATCGTGGATGAACGACAACAGGCTCGAAAATGATGAAAATGTTTTCACGTGTTCTTGTTGCAATGAGAGCTTGAGCAGCAAAAATCAACATCCTCATTTGCTGTTTAAGTCAGCTTGGGAATCTATGGAGTACAACCAGAAAGGAGATTTGATTATAGAAGCAATGGATGGTGATGATAATGACAACAATGGAGGTGAGTACCTTGGGTCAATAAAACATGATAAGCTGCCAAATCACAGCAAGAATATTGATTGTGAGATGGAAATAAACAACGAAgaacatgatgatgatggtgatacTAGAATAGCAGATGAAAATCGTTTTCCTTCTAATGTTCATAGCTTTAGCTTGAGAGAAACACCAGAGGAAGATTGTTTAAGTTCTGCATCAATGTTTATTTGTTATGAAAAGGAAGCAATGGAAGATAACAAATCAAGTTCACTTGACATTGCGAGGCAAGATTCTAATGGCACCGAGTTCGGTACTCAATTCTCGGATGGTTCTACCATCCATTGTTGTTCTGAAGAAGATGATTTAGTTGAAATTATTGATCTCTCTTGCAAGGATCATAGGATTCATGATCTCAATCATCGTTTGATTCCTATCGAGTTGATCGACTTTTCAACAAGAGCAGACCAGGGACTCTACAGCTTAAAAGAGGAAGATAGCGTAAAGCATTCTCATGAGGATGAAAATCTACATTATAATTCAAGAGTTGGATCACAACTCGAAATTGCAGGCAAAGCAGAATTAGTAATAATGAACAAAAGCGCAGAGAAGACAGGTAATGGAGAATTTGAAAGCTCGAAAATGGAGGAGGCTGCTGTTGATAAATCTTCATTGCCAGATGGTGAAGATAGAGAACAAGATTTGGTAGGAAAGTCAAGTGAACAAGTTTTTACAAGTCAAGAAGTTCAAACTTTATCAACCAATGTTAAAAAAGTAGCCATGGAAAATCCAAACAACCAACCAGGTAGAAATTGTTTGTCATTTTCTCTATTTCATGATTTATCTCTCTTTAAAACAGGGCTGGATTATTTTTCTGTTAAATATCTGATTTTGTTGATTAGCAGCAGAATCTAAAGAAGAAAGGGATGCATTTTTGGATGATCAAACTATTTCAAGAACCTTGGTAAGCACACAAGTTTCTGATTGTTCAGCTGATCAATTTCAAGAAGATCAATCTCTCATAAACAATGATGGTGCTGAAATTTATAAGGGTCCTGATGCGTTAATGGCTCAGAATGATCATGGTATGTAAACTTCTCCAGTAATCTAATTAATATAGCAAAAAGTGTTAAATTGGTTAAGATTTGATCTGAtgctaaaattgattttaatagGTTCACAACATATGGAAAAAGCTGTAGTGCATAGGGAAACAGGTTCAgttgaaaaaaaccaaaatgggACAGAAAATCTATGCTTGCTTTCAGAGGATAATGAACCGAAGGAAGAGAAATATCCTGACACACCGACTTCTGTTGAGAATCTCCATTACTTGGAGAAGAAGCAGCTGCAATTCGAGAGGAGGGAATCCGGGACAAAGGAGTCTTTCTATGGAAATGTCGTTAATCAACTGGAAGGTAGTGATGTAGTTACAACTATTGAAGCACTTAAAGCAGCTTTGCAAGCGGATCGAAAAGTACTGAGTGCTTTATATGCAGAACTAGAGGAAGAGAGGAGTGCCTCTGCAATAGCTACCAACCAGACAATGGCAATGATAACCAGGCTTCAAGAAGAAAAAGCGGCTATGCAAATGGAGGCCTTGCAATACCAAAGGATGATGGAAGAACAATCCGAGTATGATCAGGAAGCTTTACAGCTACTGAATGACCTGATGGTCaaaagagagaaggagaagcaGGAACTCGAGAAAGAATTGGAAGTATATCGAAAGAAGGTCGTCGATTACGAGGAGAAAGAGAGTTTGAGGATGATAAGAAGGATAAGAGATGGAAGTGTAAGAAGTGGGAACTCATCTGCTTCTTGCAGCCATGAATGTTATAGTGATCATGAGCTATCTATTGATCTAAATCATGAAGGGAGGGATGGAGATACTATGAGCTTCAATGGCAACCAAGAAAGCAGTAACTACAATACTCCAGCTGCTGAAATCATAAATTTGGAGGAAATGGCTTTAGACTGTGTGAAGAATATTAGTGTTCTTGATGACTCATTGGTAGAATTCGAGGAAGAGAGGACATCCATACTTGATCAGCTTAAAGCATTGGAGGAGAGGCTAATCAAATTGGGTGTCAGTAATGAATTATCCGAGGATCATAATGATTTTAGCAGTCTAGAAGATAATGGTTTTTCAAAAGACAAACATTACCATGAGGAAAAAACATTGAGCTCCATGGCAAAGAGTCTGCTTCCACTATTAGATGCAGCTGGTGATGAAACTGATCAGGAAGGACTAAGATATGAAGACAATGTTGTTGAATATAAATCTGATGATCAAATTCAGGTTTCTGAATTGGACAAACAGAAAGTAATCAAAATCGAGGAGGTTGACCATGTGTATGAGAGGCTACAAGCTCTTGAATCAGACAGTGAGTTTCTGAAACATTGTATGGGCTCTATAAAGCAAGGAGATAAAGGAAAGGATCTTCTTCAAGAGATATTGCAGCATTTAAGGGATCTAAAAACCATTGAACTCCAAGAAAGGAATATGCATCGTGGTTCTTTGAGTTTTGGTGAAGTTCCTTTATAATTTGTTCATTTCTTCTAATCATTTCCATGGTATCAGATTATCCTATCCTACTTTTTGGTTATTGAAAAACCAGTATGAAATATTTGTAAAACAACATACAATTACTATGTGATTGTCATTGATATTtttaggttttgtgaaatgtttgtGTTATGCTTTTCATTTTGCCTTCCGAACTATAAAACCTTCATGTTGTATCTTGATCTATGTTTATTGGTTTAATTAGTCTAATCATGCAATTTCATCAAATGAGTATGAAGAAAATTAACTATGCGCGCATACTCAGTGTTGTAATATATCTACCATAGACAGCATTCAAGAAAGTTGTAAATGAGGGTTTTAGTTAGCACTGCAAATGTGCTACAACATCTAAGATAGCATTCTAACAACATTGTATTTTTTGTTGTAACATCTGCAATTTGATTTTAATAGTATTTGTAGCCATGTGAGTACAATCTATATATGTACTCAAATTTTGTAAGACATATTTTGATAGCACACATATTTTGTATGTACAATCAGTGTGatcaaatttgttttaagtATCTCATCACAATCATCACAAATTAAGTAAATTAGAAAGGGGTACATGGTTATACATTTTCAAAATGAAAGTAACAACAAAGTTTCAACTTACATCTATTAAAACCTATTAGTTccaattattatatacatatatatatatatatatatatatatatagaatttccTACATTTAAATTGACCACCACTAATCTGGAAAAGTAAATCCTTTACACTCCATGATCACCATAACTTTTCTCAACTGTATCTAAATCGACAATTGCTAAGTTGTACAAGTGCAGGGGctacaaattaacaaaatagaAAGACTTTCAATAATACTCCAATAAAAGaactcaaataataataattttaagtttGAGGCAATCAACATTAAACCACAAGTACTAGCCAGTTATAAGGCAAGCTATATACCCTAGAGTTCTATTTTCATCACAAATAACGAAAATCTTTTATATGcaaccttttatatatatgacataatataacaaattttaacattaaaaagaaTGACATAATGTAACAAGTCATTAATAATCAAACACTTTATAACTATTCTATAGAACTATAGTTTGATTTCTGTATGCATAGCATATATGTTacataaaatactaataattttcatattagGATATTTTAATagcttttaattatattttcagaTACATTTGACATTTATATGAATTCTAATAAAGTTTGTTTTGCCAAtagtaatttattattgtaacagatttgtataaattttaaatatatttttaaatttcaataataatttatgaaatactttcttaaataatatgaataaagAGGAAGGGTATTTTATGACCCTACACAGAGGATATGATATTTGCTCATCTTGTTGTCTTTGTTGTTGGGTGGGGGACCATATGATACTCTCtccaaaaaaatacattaaaaaccCTATCTCAGCCCTAGGGATATTCTCGTCATTTCATTCAAAGTTGCAACAAATTATTATCCTATTGCCCTGCCATGTCATCGATCCGAGCCAACCACCACACTGAATCTCCACCGTCCAACTTCATCTCCTCCCCACCGTCTATCATCATCATCCCCTAggaaatgaaaactaaaataataatatatatatatatgtatatttatttaattttgtttttgctatgaatttatttatttaactaagATGCTTTTGTTTGgatctttaatttcttaaattttattgatCAAACATTTAATTCCAAATCTTCTGCTTATCTTTTTTATCAATAcgattaataatcataaaaatgaaatcaaattagaaacatttgattatttttttattagtaaatAGAGTTCACAGATATATTCCTGACCGAAACAAGCGGTTTTCTATAAACCATTAAACCTGGTTTAAAATAagacatttataatattttatttttatcattgatcttcctttctttcttactttttttttttttttttaataatttattattattttatttattttacttttcctttttaaataaaTCCAGGTCTCAAAAATCCTAGCAAATTCAGGCCAAATCAAACAGTTTTTGCATCTGAAATTTTGAAACAAAGAAGCAGAAGCTGTAGCTGTAGCTGAGAAGGTGCTTTGGTGGGGTAGTCTTTGGACCGAAGAGACCGAGACTGAGAGACTGAGACTGAGACTGAGAAGAAATCTTCCAATTCCAAATCTTTATTAAGTTTTAAttcgctctctttctctctctctctctctcactcactttcgcgctttctctctctctctctctctctctctctctctctctttgaagCTTTAATGGCGACTGGAGAGGTTAATAAACGTCAATCACTCCCTCCTTACCCAGAGGTACATCATCTCTCTCCTACCCACTTCCGAAATACCCATTCCTTAGAAAACCCTTCTCTACCATTTTTCTCTATTCTCCACgaaattgttcatttttttattttttatttttatcttttgtgaATTTCTTTATCTTTCAGTGACTTGgtagttgtttatttatttttaatcggtatttgaaagaaaaaaaaaaaaaaaaggaagagagtaAGAAACTGCAAGAAAGATTGTTGCTTTCTGTGAATTTGGAAATTG
Proteins encoded in this window:
- the LOC107416288 gene encoding myosin-binding protein 3 isoform X3 codes for the protein MASNRFATMLHRNTHKLILILVYALLEWVLIILLLLNSLFSYLITKFANYFGLKKPCLWCSRVDHILEPGKGTKSYTDLVCESHAMEISQLGYCSNHQKVAESQKMCGNCLASQPNYIGKSTGMTRRMAFISWMNDNRLENDENVFTCSCCNESLSSKNQHPHLLFKSAWESMEYNQKGDLIIEAMDGDDNDNNGGEYLGSIKHDKLPNHSKNIDCEMEINNEEHDDDGDTRIADENRFPSNVHSFSLRETPEEDCLSSASMFICYEKEAMEDNKSSSLDIARQDSNGTEFGTQFSDGSTIHCCSEEDDLVEIIDLSCKDHRIHDLNHRLIPIELIDFSTRADQGLYSLKEEDSVKHSHEDENLHYNSRVGSQLEIAGKAELVIMNKSAEKTGNGEFESSKMEEAAVDKSSLPDGEDREQDLVGKSSEQVFTSQEVQTLSTNVKKVAMENPNNQPESKEERDAFLDDQTISRTLVSTQVSDCSADQFQEDQSLINNDGAEIYKGPDALMAQNDHGSQHMEKAVVHRETGSVEKNQNGTENLCLLSEDNEPKEEKYPDTPTSVENLHYLEKKQLQFERRESGTKESFYGNVVNQLEGSDVVTTIEALKAALQADRKVLSALYAELEEERSASAIATNQTMAMITRLQEEKAAMQMEALQYQRMMEEQSEYDQEALQLLNDLMVKREKEKQELEKELEVYRKKVVDYEEKESLRMIRRIRDGSVRSGNSSASCSHECYSDHELSIDLNHEGRDGDTMSFNGNQESSNYNTPAAEIINLEEMALDCVKNISVLDDSLVEFEEERTSILDQLKALEERLIKLGVSNELSEDHNDFSSLEDNGFSKDKHYHEEKTLSSMAKSLLPLLDAAGDETDQEGLRYEDNVVEYKSDDQIQVSELDKQKVIKIEEVDHVYERLQALESDSEFLKHCMGSIKQGDKGKDLLQEILQHLRDLKTIELQERNMHRGSLSFGEVPL
- the LOC107416288 gene encoding myosin-binding protein 3 isoform X1; translated protein: MASNRFATMLHRNTHKLILILVYALLEWVLIILLLLNSLFSYLITKFANYFGLKKPCLWCSRVDHILEPGKGTKSYTDLVCESHAMEISQLGYCSNHQKVAESQKMCGNCLASQPNYIGKSTGMTRRMAFISWMNDNRLENDENVFTCSCCNESLSSKNQHPHLLFKSAWESMEYNQKGDLIIEAMDGDDNDNNGGEYLGSIKHDKLPNHSKNIDCEMEINNEEHDDDGDTRIADENRFPSNVHSFSLRETPEEDCLSSASMFICYEKEAMEDNKSSSLDIARQDSNGTEFGTQFSDGSTIHCCSEEDDLVEIIDLSCKDHRIHDLNHRLIPIELIDFSTRADQGLYSLKEEDSVKHSHEDENLHYNSRVGSQLEIAGKAELVIMNKSAEKTGNGEFESSKMEEAAVDKSSLPDGEDREQDLVGKSSEQVFTSQEVQTLSTNVKKVAMENPNNQPAAESKEERDAFLDDQTISRTLVSTQVSDCSADQFQEDQSLINNDGAEIYKGPDALMAQNDHGSQHMEKAVVHRETGSVEKNQNGTENLCLLSEDNEPKEEKYPDTPTSVENLHYLEKKQLQFERRESGTKESFYGNVVNQLEGSDVVTTIEALKAALQADRKVLSALYAELEEERSASAIATNQTMAMITRLQEEKAAMQMEALQYQRMMEEQSEYDQEALQLLNDLMVKREKEKQELEKELEVYRKKVVDYEEKESLRMIRRIRDGSVRSGNSSASCSHECYSDHELSIDLNHEGRDGDTMSFNGNQESSNYNTPAAEIINLEEMALDCVKNISVLDDSLVEFEEERTSILDQLKALEERLIKLGVSNELSEDHNDFSSLEDNGFSKDKHYHEEKTLSSMAKSLLPLLDAAGDETDQEGLRYEDNVVEYKSDDQIQVSELDKQKVIKIEEVDHVYERLQALESDSEFLKHCMGSIKQGDKGKDLLQEILQHLRDLKTIELQERNMHRGSLSFGEVPL
- the LOC107416288 gene encoding myosin-binding protein 3 isoform X5; translation: MASNSYLITKFANYFGLKKPCLWCSRVDHILEPGKGTKSYTDLVCESHAMEISQLGYCSNHQKVAESQKMCGNCLASQPNYIGKSTGMTRRMAFISWMNDNRLENDENVFTCSCCNESLSSKNQHPHLLFKSAWESMEYNQKGDLIIEAMDGDDNDNNGGEYLGSIKHDKLPNHSKNIDCEMEINNEEHDDDGDTRIADENRFPSNVHSFSLRETPEEDCLSSASMFICYEKEAMEDNKSSSLDIARQDSNGTEFGTQFSDGSTIHCCSEEDDLVEIIDLSCKDHRIHDLNHRLIPIELIDFSTRADQGLYSLKEEDSVKHSHEDENLHYNSRVGSQLEIAGKAELVIMNKSAEKTGNGEFESSKMEEAAVDKSSLPDGEDREQDLVGKSSEQVFTSQEVQTLSTNVKKVAMENPNNQPAAESKEERDAFLDDQTISRTLVSTQVSDCSADQFQEDQSLINNDGAEIYKGPDALMAQNDHGSQHMEKAVVHRETGSVEKNQNGTENLCLLSEDNEPKEEKYPDTPTSVENLHYLEKKQLQFERRESGTKESFYGNVVNQLEGSDVVTTIEALKAALQADRKVLSALYAELEEERSASAIATNQTMAMITRLQEEKAAMQMEALQYQRMMEEQSEYDQEALQLLNDLMVKREKEKQELEKELEVYRKKVVDYEEKESLRMIRRIRDGSVRSGNSSASCSHECYSDHELSIDLNHEGRDGDTMSFNGNQESSNYNTPAAEIINLEEMALDCVKNISVLDDSLVEFEEERTSILDQLKALEERLIKLGVSNELSEDHNDFSSLEDNGFSKDKHYHEEKTLSSMAKSLLPLLDAAGDETDQEGLRYEDNVVEYKSDDQIQVSELDKQKVIKIEEVDHVYERLQALESDSEFLKHCMGSIKQGDKGKDLLQEILQHLRDLKTIELQERNMHRGSLSFGEVPL
- the LOC107416288 gene encoding myosin-binding protein 3 isoform X2; translation: MASNRFATMLHRNTHKLILILVYALLEWVLIILLLLNSLFSYLITKFANYFGLKKPCLWCSRVDHILEPGKGTKSYTDLVCESHAMEISQLGYCSNHQKVAESQKMCGNCLASQPNYIGKSTGMTRRMAFISWMNDNRLENDENVFTCSCCNESLSSKNQHPHLLFKSAWESMEYNQKGDLIIEAMDGDDNDNNGGEYLGSIKHDKLPNHSKNIDCEMEINNEEHDDDGDTRIADENRFPSNVHSFSLRETPEEDCLSSASMFICYEKEAMEDNKSSSLDIARQDSNGTEFGTQFSDGSTIHCCSEEDDLVEIIDLSCKDHRIHDLNHRLIPIELIDFSTRADQGLYSLKEEDSVKHSHEDENLHYNSRVGSQLEIAGKAELVIMNKSAEKTGNGEFESSKMEEAAVDKSSLPDGEDREQDLVGKSSEQVFTSQEVQTLSTNVKKVAMENPNNQPAESKEERDAFLDDQTISRTLVSTQVSDCSADQFQEDQSLINNDGAEIYKGPDALMAQNDHGSQHMEKAVVHRETGSVEKNQNGTENLCLLSEDNEPKEEKYPDTPTSVENLHYLEKKQLQFERRESGTKESFYGNVVNQLEGSDVVTTIEALKAALQADRKVLSALYAELEEERSASAIATNQTMAMITRLQEEKAAMQMEALQYQRMMEEQSEYDQEALQLLNDLMVKREKEKQELEKELEVYRKKVVDYEEKESLRMIRRIRDGSVRSGNSSASCSHECYSDHELSIDLNHEGRDGDTMSFNGNQESSNYNTPAAEIINLEEMALDCVKNISVLDDSLVEFEEERTSILDQLKALEERLIKLGVSNELSEDHNDFSSLEDNGFSKDKHYHEEKTLSSMAKSLLPLLDAAGDETDQEGLRYEDNVVEYKSDDQIQVSELDKQKVIKIEEVDHVYERLQALESDSEFLKHCMGSIKQGDKGKDLLQEILQHLRDLKTIELQERNMHRGSLSFGEVPL
- the LOC107416288 gene encoding myosin-binding protein 3 isoform X4, whose product is MASNRFATMLHRNTHKLILILVYALLEWVLIILLLLNSLFSYLITKFANYFGLKKPCLWCSRVDHILEPGKGTKSYTDLVCESHAMEISQLGYCSNHQKVAESQKMCGNCLASQPNYIGKSTGMTRRMAFISWMNDNRLENDENVFTCSCCNESLSSKNQHPHLLFKSAWESMEYNQKGDLIIEAMDGDDNDNNGGEYLGSIKHDKLPNHSKNIDCEMEINNEEHDDDGDTRIADENRFPSNVHSFSLRETPEEDCLSSASMFICYEKEAMEDNKSSSLDIARQDSNGTEFGTQFSDGSTIHCCSEEDDLVEIIDLSCKDHRIHDLNHRLIPIELIDFSTRADQGLYSLKEEDSVKHSHEDENLHYNSRVGSQLEIAGKAELVIMNKSAEKTGNGEFESSKMEEAAVDKSSLPDGEDREQDLVGKSSEQVFTSQEVQTLSTNVKKVAMENPNNQPAAESKEERDAFLDDQTISRTLVSTQVSDCSADQFQEDQSLINNDGAEIYKGPDALMAQNDHGSQHMEKAVVHRETGSVEKNQNGTENLCLLSEDNEPKEEKYPDTPTSVENLHYLEKKQLQFERRESGTKESFYGNVVNQLEELEEERSASAIATNQTMAMITRLQEEKAAMQMEALQYQRMMEEQSEYDQEALQLLNDLMVKREKEKQELEKELEVYRKKVVDYEEKESLRMIRRIRDGSVRSGNSSASCSHECYSDHELSIDLNHEGRDGDTMSFNGNQESSNYNTPAAEIINLEEMALDCVKNISVLDDSLVEFEEERTSILDQLKALEERLIKLGVSNELSEDHNDFSSLEDNGFSKDKHYHEEKTLSSMAKSLLPLLDAAGDETDQEGLRYEDNVVEYKSDDQIQVSELDKQKVIKIEEVDHVYERLQALESDSEFLKHCMGSIKQGDKGKDLLQEILQHLRDLKTIELQERNMHRGSLSFGEVPL